Proteins from a genomic interval of Microbacterium phyllosphaerae:
- a CDS encoding malate:quinone oxidoreductase: protein MTETVDVVLIGGGIMSATLGTLLHELQPDWKIVAFERLSDVAQESSNPWNNAGTGHAALCELNYMPQQKGAPLDPAKAVSINEQFQQSRQFWSSLVDRGVLDAPSTFINATPHMTFVRGEKDVAYLKDRYEVLKKQPLFDGIEYSEDSRVINKWAPLLMQQRRKGEPFAATRVPAGTDVDFGALTHQLFDHLTDSGVALRTNHEVKSLKKQKDGTWLINYRTTIGRTPNQIKARFVFVGAGGWALKLLQRSGIPEIKGYGVFPIGGQFLKTSDPKIVAQHKAKVYSQASVGAPPMSVPHLDTRVVDGEASLMFGPFATFSPKFLKNGSMLDIVSQVRTHNLWPMLRVAFANPDLITYLVGELLKNHAKKVDSLRTFMPTAKDEDWTLIDAGQRAQVMKKDAKKGGILQFGTEVVSAADGSIAGLLGASPGASTAVPIMLDLLKKCFPAEYPGWESELRELIPTFGEQLNKDAALAAKSTSATAATLGINE, encoded by the coding sequence GTGACCGAAACCGTCGATGTCGTCTTGATCGGTGGTGGCATCATGAGCGCCACCCTGGGTACCCTTCTGCACGAGCTGCAGCCGGATTGGAAGATCGTCGCGTTCGAGCGACTCTCCGATGTGGCTCAGGAGTCGTCCAACCCGTGGAACAACGCGGGCACGGGCCACGCGGCGCTCTGCGAGCTGAACTACATGCCGCAGCAGAAGGGCGCTCCTCTCGACCCCGCCAAGGCCGTCTCGATCAACGAGCAGTTCCAGCAGAGTCGTCAGTTCTGGTCGTCGCTGGTCGACAGGGGAGTGCTCGACGCCCCCTCGACTTTCATCAACGCCACGCCGCACATGACGTTCGTGCGCGGCGAGAAGGATGTCGCGTACCTCAAGGACCGCTACGAGGTGCTGAAGAAGCAGCCCCTGTTCGACGGCATCGAGTACAGCGAGGATTCCCGCGTCATCAACAAGTGGGCGCCGCTGCTCATGCAGCAGCGTCGCAAGGGCGAGCCGTTCGCCGCGACACGCGTGCCCGCCGGCACCGATGTCGACTTCGGTGCGCTGACGCACCAGCTCTTCGACCACCTCACGGACTCGGGCGTGGCGCTGCGCACCAACCACGAGGTCAAGAGCCTGAAGAAGCAGAAGGACGGCACCTGGCTCATCAACTACCGCACGACCATCGGGCGCACGCCGAACCAGATCAAGGCGCGTTTCGTGTTCGTCGGCGCCGGTGGCTGGGCTCTCAAGCTGCTGCAGCGCTCGGGCATCCCCGAGATCAAGGGCTACGGCGTCTTCCCGATCGGCGGTCAGTTCCTCAAGACCTCCGACCCGAAGATCGTCGCCCAGCACAAGGCCAAGGTCTACTCGCAGGCGTCCGTCGGGGCCCCGCCCATGTCGGTGCCGCACCTCGACACGCGTGTGGTCGACGGCGAGGCCTCGCTGATGTTCGGACCGTTCGCGACGTTCAGCCCCAAGTTCCTCAAGAACGGGTCGATGCTCGACATCGTGTCGCAGGTGCGCACGCACAACCTGTGGCCGATGCTGCGGGTCGCCTTCGCGAACCCCGACCTCATCACCTATCTGGTGGGCGAGCTGCTCAAGAACCATGCGAAGAAGGTCGACAGCCTCCGCACGTTCATGCCGACCGCCAAGGATGAGGACTGGACCCTCATCGACGCCGGTCAGCGCGCGCAGGTGATGAAGAAGGATGCCAAGAAGGGCGGCATCCTGCAGTTCGGCACCGAGGTCGTCTCGGCAGCCGACGGGTCGATCGCCGGCCTGCTCGGCGCCTCGCCGGGAGCATCCACCGCCGTGCCGATCATGCTCGACCTGCTCAAGAAGTGCTTCCCCGCCGAGTACCCCGGCTGGGAGTCCGAGCTGCGCGAACTGATCCCGACGTTCGGCGAGCAGCTGAACAAGGACGCCGCTCTCGCCGCGAAGTCGACCTCCGCGACGGCGGCGACGCTCGGCATCAACGAGTGA
- a CDS encoding aspartate kinase produces the protein MALIVQKYGGSSVADAESIKRVAKRIVDTRRAGHDVVVAVSAMGDTTDELLDLANEVAPIPAPRELDMLLSSGERISMALLAMAIHSMGFEARSFTGSQAGMITDSQHGAARIVDVTPIRLREALDEGAIVIVAGFQGFNRDTRDITTLGRGGSDTTAVALAAALDADVCEIYSDVDGIFTADPRVIPKAQKLDHIGSEEMLELAANGAKVLYIRAVEYARRHGVLIHARSTFSSSEGTYVLGEGMKNPREAEGAEAMEEPIVAGVATDFGQAKITVAGVPDVPGKAAEIFKIVAKSGANVDMIVQNVSATGRTDISFTVPKADSAAALKALAGEQAEVGFQNLVHDDQIGKLSVVGAGMRTHSGVSAVLFEALSAGGINIEMISTSEIRISVVLRDTDLAEAARTVHTAYGLDGDAEATVHAGTGR, from the coding sequence GTGGCCCTCATCGTGCAGAAGTACGGCGGCTCGTCTGTCGCCGACGCAGAGAGCATCAAGCGCGTCGCCAAGCGCATCGTCGACACGCGTCGTGCAGGCCATGACGTGGTCGTCGCCGTGAGCGCCATGGGCGACACGACCGACGAGCTGCTCGACCTCGCCAACGAGGTGGCGCCGATCCCCGCGCCGCGGGAGCTCGACATGCTGCTCTCGAGCGGTGAGCGCATCTCGATGGCGCTGCTCGCCATGGCGATCCACTCGATGGGCTTCGAGGCCCGTTCGTTCACGGGCAGCCAGGCCGGCATGATCACCGACTCGCAGCACGGCGCCGCGCGTATCGTCGACGTCACGCCGATCCGCCTGCGTGAGGCGCTCGACGAGGGAGCCATCGTCATCGTCGCCGGCTTCCAGGGGTTCAACCGCGACACCCGCGACATCACCACGCTCGGTCGTGGCGGCTCCGACACGACGGCCGTCGCACTCGCCGCAGCCCTCGACGCCGACGTCTGCGAGATCTACAGCGACGTCGACGGCATCTTCACGGCAGACCCCCGCGTGATCCCGAAGGCGCAGAAGCTCGACCACATCGGCAGCGAAGAGATGCTCGAGCTCGCCGCCAACGGCGCCAAGGTGCTCTACATCCGCGCCGTCGAGTACGCACGCCGGCACGGCGTCCTGATCCACGCTCGGTCGACGTTCTCGTCGTCCGAGGGCACATACGTTCTGGGCGAGGGCATGAAGAACCCTCGCGAAGCCGAGGGAGCAGAAGCCATGGAAGAACCGATCGTCGCCGGTGTCGCCACCGATTTCGGCCAGGCCAAGATCACCGTCGCGGGTGTCCCCGATGTGCCGGGCAAGGCGGCTGAGATCTTCAAGATCGTCGCCAAGTCGGGTGCGAACGTCGACATGATCGTGCAGAACGTGTCGGCCACCGGGCGCACCGACATCTCGTTCACGGTTCCCAAGGCCGATTCGGCGGCAGCGCTCAAGGCGCTGGCCGGCGAGCAGGCCGAGGTCGGCTTCCAGAACCTCGTGCACGACGACCAGATCGGCAAGCTCTCGGTCGTGGGCGCCGGAATGCGCACGCACTCGGGAGTCTCGGCGGTGCTGTTCGAGGCGCTGTCGGCCGGCGGCATCAACATCGAGATGATCTCGACGTCCGAGATCCGCATCTCGGTCGTGCTCCGCGACACCGACCTCGCCGAGGCCGCTCGCACCGTGCACACCGCATACGGTCTCGACGGCGACGCAGAGGCGACCGTCCACGCCGGCACCGGTCGCTGA
- a CDS encoding aspartate-semialdehyde dehydrogenase: MTRISDSGLSVAIVGATGQVGTVMREILAERSFPIRELRLFSSSRSAGTAIEFGGATVIVEDVETADAGGIDIALFSAGATASRAYAPRFAEAGAVVVDNSSAWRNDPEVPLVVSEVNPHAIDDRPRGIIANPNCTTMAAMPVLKALDAEAGLERLIVSTYQAVSGSGLAGAQELLGQVEGVLAQGDTLRLVHDGSSIDFPEPEKYVAPIAFDVIPFAGNLVDDGQNETDEEKKLRNESRKILEIPDLRVAGTCVRVPVFTGHSLSINVEFARDITPQRAAEVLSAAPGVVLDEVPTPLQAAGKDPSFVGRIRADQSAPENKGLVLFISNDNLRKGAALNAVQIAEILAERLAVIA, from the coding sequence ATGACCCGCATCTCCGACTCAGGACTCTCCGTCGCCATCGTGGGCGCCACCGGCCAGGTGGGCACCGTCATGCGCGAGATTCTCGCCGAGCGGTCCTTCCCGATCCGCGAGCTGCGCCTGTTCTCGTCGTCGCGCTCCGCGGGCACCGCCATCGAGTTCGGCGGCGCGACGGTCATCGTCGAAGACGTCGAGACCGCGGATGCCGGGGGCATCGACATCGCACTCTTCTCCGCCGGGGCGACCGCCAGCCGCGCCTACGCGCCGCGTTTCGCCGAGGCCGGGGCCGTCGTCGTCGACAACTCCAGCGCCTGGCGCAACGACCCCGAGGTTCCGCTCGTCGTCAGCGAGGTCAACCCGCACGCGATCGACGATCGCCCCCGCGGCATCATCGCGAACCCCAACTGCACGACGATGGCTGCGATGCCGGTGCTGAAGGCTCTGGATGCCGAGGCGGGCCTCGAGCGCCTGATCGTCTCGACGTATCAGGCGGTCTCCGGCTCGGGTCTGGCCGGCGCGCAGGAGCTCCTCGGCCAGGTCGAGGGCGTGCTCGCCCAGGGTGACACGCTGCGCCTCGTGCACGACGGCTCGTCGATCGACTTCCCCGAGCCCGAGAAGTACGTGGCTCCTATCGCGTTCGACGTGATCCCGTTCGCGGGCAACCTCGTCGACGACGGGCAGAACGAGACCGACGAAGAGAAGAAGCTCCGCAACGAGAGCCGCAAGATCCTCGAGATCCCCGACCTCCGCGTCGCGGGAACCTGCGTGCGGGTTCCCGTCTTCACCGGCCACTCGCTCTCGATCAACGTCGAGTTCGCCCGCGACATCACGCCGCAGCGTGCCGCGGAGGTGCTCTCGGCCGCTCCCGGGGTCGTCCTCGACGAGGTCCCCACACCGCTGCAGGCCGCCGGCAAGGACCCGAGTTTCGTCGGACGCATCCGCGCCGACCAGTCCGCCCCCGAGAACAAGGGCCTCGTGCTGTTCATTAGCAACGACAACCTGCGCAAGGGCGCGGCGCTCAACGCCGTGCAGATCGCCGAGATCCTCGCCGAGCGTCTGGCCGTCATAGCCTGA
- a CDS encoding thymidine kinase gives MAKLYFRYGAMNSGKSTSLLQAAYNYEERGQHVLLAKPEIDTKGASQIDSRLGVSRDVDFLVGPEDDVRALFATHRERVRRATEDELLPSGPVDVACLLIDEAQFLTAEQVDDLFRIAIEDGIPVMAYGIRNDFLTHAFPGSARLLAISHSLEELKTICRCGRKAVFNGRVIGGRFVFDGDQVAIDEGADGSAAPELTTYESLCGACYLDESGGRLG, from the coding sequence GTGGCGAAGCTCTACTTCCGCTACGGGGCGATGAACTCGGGCAAGTCCACTTCGCTGCTCCAGGCTGCGTACAACTACGAGGAACGCGGTCAGCACGTGCTGCTCGCCAAGCCCGAGATCGACACCAAAGGCGCGTCGCAGATCGACAGCCGACTCGGTGTGTCGCGCGACGTCGACTTCCTCGTCGGGCCCGAGGACGATGTCCGCGCGCTGTTCGCGACGCACCGCGAACGTGTTCGCCGGGCCACTGAAGACGAGCTGCTGCCCAGCGGCCCGGTCGACGTCGCCTGTCTTCTGATCGACGAGGCGCAGTTCCTCACCGCCGAGCAAGTCGACGATCTGTTCCGCATCGCGATCGAAGACGGCATCCCGGTGATGGCGTACGGCATCCGCAACGACTTCCTCACCCACGCGTTCCCCGGCTCGGCGCGCCTGCTCGCGATCTCCCACTCCCTCGAAGAGCTCAAGACGATCTGCCGCTGCGGACGCAAGGCCGTCTTCAACGGCCGTGTGATCGGCGGACGATTCGTGTTCGACGGCGACCAGGTGGCGATCGACGAGGGCGCCGACGGGTCCGCGGCGCCCGAGCTCACGACCTACGAGTCGCTGTGCGGAGCGTGCTACCTCGACGAGTCCGGCGGACGCCTGGGCTGA
- a CDS encoding DUF1295 domain-containing protein, with translation MEPLLIVILTAAVASAACWILSLVTRDTSWVDRAWSIVPVVYVWIFAGAALAGGGDAGRLVLMAVLVTMWGARLTFNFARKGGYTGMEDYRWAILRGRMKPWQFQLFNLLFIIGYQMTLLVLITLPAEIALQHPAPLNAWDLVFAAVFLALLLGETVADQQQWEFHRRKKQTGGALAPGFATEGLFRYSRHPNFFFEQSQWWALYAIGATAAVASGEGLLGGALNWSIIGPFLLSILFIGSTVFTESITAGKYPAYAEYRRTTSMLVPWPPRTRRVAESAV, from the coding sequence ATGGAACCGCTGCTCATCGTCATCCTGACCGCAGCTGTCGCGAGCGCGGCCTGCTGGATCCTGTCTCTCGTGACCCGCGACACCTCGTGGGTCGACCGCGCCTGGTCGATCGTGCCCGTCGTCTACGTGTGGATCTTCGCCGGTGCGGCACTCGCGGGCGGCGGCGACGCCGGCCGTCTGGTGCTGATGGCCGTTCTCGTGACCATGTGGGGTGCGCGTCTGACCTTCAACTTCGCCCGCAAGGGCGGATACACCGGCATGGAGGACTACCGGTGGGCGATCCTGCGCGGACGCATGAAGCCGTGGCAGTTCCAGCTCTTCAATCTGCTGTTCATCATCGGGTATCAGATGACGCTGCTCGTGCTCATCACGCTCCCGGCTGAGATCGCCCTGCAGCATCCGGCTCCGCTGAACGCGTGGGACCTCGTGTTCGCCGCGGTCTTCCTCGCGCTGCTGCTCGGCGAGACGGTCGCCGACCAACAGCAGTGGGAGTTCCACCGGCGCAAGAAGCAGACAGGCGGCGCACTCGCTCCCGGCTTCGCGACCGAAGGACTGTTCCGCTACAGCAGGCACCCCAACTTCTTCTTCGAGCAGAGCCAGTGGTGGGCGCTCTACGCGATCGGCGCGACGGCCGCCGTGGCCTCGGGCGAAGGCCTGCTCGGCGGGGCGTTGAACTGGTCGATCATCGGACCGTTCCTGCTCAGCATCCTATTCATAGGCTCGACGGTCTTCACCGAGTCGATCACCGCGGGAAAGTACCCCGCGTACGCCGAGTACCGTCGGACGACGTCGATGCTCGTGCCCTGGCCACCGCGGACCCGGCGGGTCGCCGAGTCCGCGGTGTGA
- a CDS encoding alpha-hydroxy acid oxidase has product MVQRQLPNPVELLELMKFKKPEFDGKKRRLDSALTIDDLRTIAKRRTPKAAFDYTDGAAEGELSLTRARQAFQDVEFHPGILRPAPTVDTSVDILGGPSALPFGIAPTGFTRLMQTEGEIAGAGAAAAAGIPFTLSTLGTTSIEGVKAANPHGRNWFQLYVMRDREISYELTRRAAAAGFDTLQFTVDTPVAGARLRDKRNGFSIPPQLTLGTIVNAIPRPWWWYDFLTTPKLEFASLSTTGGTVGELLDAAMDPTISYDDLAVIRDIWPGKIVIKGVQNVEDSVRLRDAGVDGIVLSNHGGRQLDRAPIPFHLLPEVRKAVGDDFTVMIDTGIMNGADIVAAVALGADFTLIGRAYLYGLMAGGRQGVDRTISILRTEIERTMRLLGVASLAELEPAHVTQLTRLVPVARAASDVVVG; this is encoded by the coding sequence ATGGTCCAGCGCCAGCTTCCCAACCCCGTAGAGCTGCTCGAGCTCATGAAGTTCAAGAAGCCCGAGTTCGACGGCAAGAAGCGCCGCCTCGACTCGGCACTCACGATCGACGACCTGCGCACCATCGCGAAGCGCCGCACGCCGAAGGCCGCGTTCGACTACACCGACGGGGCTGCGGAGGGCGAGCTGTCGCTCACGCGTGCGCGCCAGGCCTTCCAGGATGTCGAGTTCCACCCCGGCATCCTCCGCCCGGCGCCGACCGTCGACACGTCCGTCGACATCCTCGGGGGCCCGTCCGCGCTTCCCTTCGGCATCGCGCCGACCGGGTTCACCCGCCTGATGCAGACCGAGGGCGAGATCGCGGGCGCCGGCGCCGCAGCCGCCGCCGGCATCCCGTTCACTCTGTCGACGCTCGGCACGACCTCGATCGAGGGTGTGAAGGCCGCGAACCCGCACGGCCGCAACTGGTTCCAGCTGTACGTCATGCGCGACCGCGAGATCTCGTACGAGCTGACCCGTCGTGCCGCCGCCGCCGGTTTCGACACCCTGCAGTTCACGGTCGACACCCCGGTCGCCGGAGCGCGGCTGCGCGACAAGCGCAACGGCTTCAGCATCCCGCCGCAGCTGACGCTCGGAACGATCGTCAACGCCATCCCTCGTCCGTGGTGGTGGTACGACTTCCTCACCACGCCCAAGCTCGAGTTCGCGTCGCTGAGCACCACCGGCGGCACCGTCGGAGAGCTGCTCGACGCGGCGATGGACCCGACGATCAGCTACGACGACCTCGCGGTGATCCGCGACATCTGGCCCGGCAAGATCGTGATCAAGGGCGTGCAGAACGTCGAGGACTCGGTGCGGCTGCGTGACGCCGGTGTCGACGGCATCGTGCTGTCGAACCACGGCGGGCGCCAGCTCGACCGTGCGCCGATCCCGTTCCACCTGCTGCCCGAGGTGCGCAAGGCCGTGGGCGACGACTTCACCGTCATGATCGACACCGGCATCATGAACGGCGCCGACATCGTCGCCGCCGTCGCACTCGGTGCCGACTTCACGCTCATCGGCCGCGCCTACCTGTACGGGCTCATGGCGGGTGGCCGTCAGGGCGTCGACCGCACGATCAGCATCCTCCGCACCGAGATCGAGCGCACCATGCGCCTGCTGGGTGTCGCCTCGCTCGCCGAGCTCGAGCCCGCGCACGTCACGCAGCTCACGCGCCTCGTTCCGGTGGCGCGCGCCGCGTCCGACGTCGTCGTCGGCTGA
- a CDS encoding FadR/GntR family transcriptional regulator: MPEQPARAWRLVLEHVERDLLDGRLGPGDRLASERDLAADLGVGRSSVREALRVLEVMGLIRTATGSGPQSGAIVIATPSGGMSTLLRLQVAAQGFPLTDVVQTRLLLEDAVAAALAQHSDPDLTHAHSVLDAMDAEGLTPGEFLALDAQLHLALAESSGNTVVAAIMAGLRTSIESYVQEGATAIADWDAMAAVLRSEHRAIVAAIAAGDAPTAQALVRAHITGYYTAAGLTRGTRSTD; encoded by the coding sequence ATGCCGGAGCAACCCGCACGCGCCTGGCGTCTCGTGCTCGAACATGTCGAACGCGACCTGCTCGACGGGCGCCTCGGCCCCGGTGACCGACTCGCGTCCGAGCGCGACCTCGCCGCCGACCTCGGAGTGGGGCGCTCGAGCGTCCGAGAGGCGCTGCGCGTGCTCGAGGTCATGGGTCTGATCCGCACGGCGACGGGCTCAGGGCCGCAGTCGGGAGCGATCGTCATCGCCACCCCGTCCGGTGGCATGTCGACGCTGCTGCGGCTGCAGGTCGCCGCTCAGGGATTCCCTCTGACCGATGTCGTGCAGACGCGACTGCTGCTCGAGGATGCGGTCGCCGCAGCCCTGGCGCAGCACAGCGATCCTGATCTCACGCACGCCCACAGCGTGCTCGACGCGATGGATGCCGAGGGGCTGACCCCCGGCGAGTTCCTGGCGCTCGACGCACAGCTGCACCTCGCCCTCGCCGAGTCCAGCGGCAACACCGTCGTCGCGGCGATCATGGCGGGGCTCCGCACCTCGATCGAGTCGTATGTGCAGGAGGGGGCCACGGCCATCGCCGACTGGGATGCCATGGCGGCCGTCCTGCGATCCGAGCACCGCGCGATCGTCGCGGCCATCGCCGCGGGTGATGCGCCGACGGCTCAGGCACTCGTGCGCGCCCACATCACCGGCTACTACACCGCGGCGGGGCTCACCCGCGGCACCCGATCCACCGACTGA